From a single Paenibacillus sp. FSL R5-0345 genomic region:
- a CDS encoding PilZ domain-containing protein — translation MDVSSRKEPFRYVMNQPLECWIEVPTSSIGPGAGKLTEAVLLDLSRSGCKVRTPLNLRFTAGNTKLVIHLQLNEEKLQLVGSVRWGWMFGLGQYQYGVKLRLREDEEERLLKELEIWTASLNDVEGL, via the coding sequence ATGGATGTGTCCAGCAGGAAAGAACCATTCCGCTATGTAATGAACCAGCCGCTTGAATGCTGGATTGAAGTTCCAACAAGTAGTATTGGTCCGGGTGCCGGAAAGTTAACAGAAGCCGTGTTGCTTGATCTTAGCCGATCTGGCTGCAAAGTGCGTACCCCTCTAAATCTTCGATTTACAGCAGGCAATACAAAGCTAGTGATTCATCTTCAATTAAATGAAGAAAAGCTTCAACTCGTGGGCAGCGTCCGTTGGGGCTGGATGTTTGGACTCGGCCAGTACCAATACGGAGTTAAGCTTAGATTGAGAGAAGACGAAGAAGAACGGTTGCTAAAAGAACTTGAAATATGGACAGCCTCTCTAAATGATGTAGAGGGCCTGTAG
- a CDS encoding pentapeptide repeat-containing protein codes for MYQYLNETFQKHNFDQGSLQDGELNNCTFEQCSFKGSSMEEMTSIGCRFIDCDFTGAMLNASHHKGSAFTNCKFTGANLFVSKFEDCKMVGSDFSNAYMDGITLIGGDWSYTNLRHTNLSRQDLRGIRFTEADLMGCNLQKSDLRGADLSRVQLSQCKLKGADLRDAIVEGIDLKSLDLQGVRMDIDQAVLLARSFGAKVGN; via the coding sequence ATGTACCAATACCTTAATGAAACGTTCCAAAAACACAATTTTGACCAAGGAAGTCTGCAGGACGGGGAACTAAATAACTGTACATTTGAACAGTGTTCCTTCAAAGGAAGCTCTATGGAAGAAATGACGTCCATCGGTTGCCGATTTATAGATTGCGATTTTACTGGAGCCATGCTCAATGCATCACACCATAAAGGTTCAGCTTTTACTAACTGTAAGTTCACTGGTGCGAATCTGTTCGTATCGAAATTTGAAGATTGTAAAATGGTAGGATCTGATTTCTCAAATGCTTATATGGACGGGATCACACTTATCGGCGGGGACTGGTCTTACACGAACCTTAGACATACTAATCTTAGCAGACAGGATCTGCGCGGAATTCGATTTACTGAAGCTGATCTAATGGGCTGTAATTTGCAAAAAAGTGATCTTCGAGGGGCTGATTTGAGCCGTGTACAGTTATCTCAATGCAAGCTTAAAGGGGCTGACCTACGGGACGCTATTGTTGAGGGGATTGATTTAAAAAGTTTGGATCTACAAGGAGTTCGTATGGATATAGATCAGGCCGTACTGTTAGCACGCTCTTTTGGAGCTAAGGTAGGTAACTAG